In Sphingobium sp. B2D3C, a genomic segment contains:
- the tolB gene encoding Tol-Pal system beta propeller repeat protein TolB: protein MMLSLRRKTLRGASALLALLIAMPATAQLSVDVTNPVESDLRIAVPAMPTQQNVETPAGSTQSLGQRIAEVIANDLRGSGLFTPLGPNGVQAPSMAEVTSPVFARWSAMNAEALVQGFVRSAGGDSQITVGCYLYDVSLGTELARQGYVVAPRDWRRAAHRCADLVYSRLTGESPFFDSRIAYIAETGPKDNRVKRLAIMDSDGANHRFITNGQSLALTPRWSPDYRSIAYVSYVGRNVRIYIYDVDQGRQRVLLEGSGAIFAPRWSPDGRTLLYSMASGANTDIYKIPVAGGRPTRLTNTPGINVGGSFSPDGTRVVFESDRSGGQQIYVMNADGSGQRRISFGGGRYATPEWSPRGDLIAFTKIAGNFRVGVMDVNGSNERLLTNGWQDEAPTWSPNGRVLQFFRTAAGRSGNSSIWQVDLTGVNERKIVTPVDGSDPAWGPLLQ, encoded by the coding sequence ATGATGCTCAGCCTTCGACGCAAAACCCTGCGCGGTGCCAGCGCCCTGCTGGCCCTGCTCATCGCGATGCCCGCCACGGCGCAGCTCAGCGTGGACGTCACCAATCCGGTCGAGAGCGATCTGAGGATCGCCGTTCCGGCCATGCCGACCCAGCAGAATGTCGAAACGCCGGCCGGCTCCACCCAGTCGCTTGGCCAGCGCATCGCCGAGGTGATCGCCAACGATCTGCGCGGCTCCGGGCTGTTCACGCCACTCGGCCCCAACGGCGTGCAGGCGCCTTCCATGGCGGAAGTCACCAGCCCCGTCTTCGCGCGCTGGTCCGCGATGAATGCCGAGGCGCTGGTGCAGGGCTTCGTGCGCTCAGCGGGCGGCGATTCGCAGATCACGGTCGGTTGCTATCTCTATGACGTATCGCTCGGCACCGAACTGGCCCGACAGGGTTATGTCGTCGCGCCCCGCGACTGGCGCCGGGCTGCGCACCGCTGCGCCGACCTTGTCTATTCGCGCCTGACTGGCGAGAGCCCGTTCTTCGATAGCCGCATCGCCTACATCGCCGAGACCGGTCCCAAAGACAATCGCGTCAAGCGCCTCGCCATCATGGATAGCGATGGCGCCAACCATCGCTTCATCACCAACGGCCAGAGCCTGGCGCTCACGCCGCGCTGGTCGCCGGATTATCGCTCCATCGCCTATGTGAGCTATGTCGGCCGCAATGTGCGCATCTACATCTATGATGTCGATCAGGGCCGCCAACGCGTGCTGCTGGAAGGCAGCGGCGCCATCTTCGCCCCGCGCTGGTCGCCCGATGGGCGCACGCTGCTCTATTCGATGGCGAGCGGCGCCAATACGGACATCTACAAGATCCCCGTCGCAGGTGGTCGCCCGACACGGCTGACCAACACGCCGGGCATCAATGTCGGCGGCTCCTTCTCGCCGGATGGCACGCGCGTCGTGTTCGAGAGCGATCGCTCGGGCGGGCAGCAGATTTATGTGATGAATGCGGATGGCTCGGGACAGCGCCGCATCAGCTTCGGCGGTGGCCGTTACGCGACGCCGGAATGGAGCCCGCGCGGCGACCTCATCGCCTTCACCAAGATCGCCGGCAACTTCCGGGTCGGTGTGATGGATGTGAACGGCAGCAACGAGCGTCTCCTCACCAATGGCTGGCAAGATGAAGCGCCGACCTGGTCGCCCAATGGCCGCGTGCTGCAATTCTTCCGCACCGCAGCCGGCCGATCGGGCAATTCGTCGATCTGGCAGGTGGACCTGACGGGCGTGAACGAGCGCAAGATCGTAACGCCGGTGGACGGCTCCGACCCCGCTTGGGGGCCACTGCTTCAGTGA
- the pal gene encoding peptidoglycan-associated lipoprotein Pal, with translation MRTTPLLLLVSSAALALSACAKKAPETLPPAPADTAPPPATTPTPTPSGPTPGSQADFVASVTSDRIFFNTDESDIDDEDRNVLRSQAEWLMRYPQKRVTVEGHADERGTREYNLALGERRANAAKNYLASLGIDAGRINTISYGKERPVALGSDEASWAQNRRAVTVTVD, from the coding sequence ATGCGTACCACACCCCTGTTGCTGCTGGTTTCCAGTGCCGCGCTCGCCCTTTCGGCCTGTGCCAAAAAGGCGCCGGAGACTCTTCCCCCCGCCCCGGCTGACACGGCTCCGCCGCCAGCCACCACGCCGACGCCCACGCCGAGCGGCCCGACCCCGGGCAGCCAGGCGGACTTCGTCGCCAGCGTGACCTCGGACCGCATCTTCTTCAACACGGATGAGAGCGACATCGACGATGAAGATCGCAACGTGCTGCGCAGCCAGGCCGAATGGCTGATGCGCTACCCGCAGAAGCGCGTGACCGTCGAAGGCCATGCCGACGAACGCGGCACCCGCGAATACAATCTCGCGCTCGGTGAGCGTCGCGCCAATGCCGCCAAGAACTATCTGGCGTCGCTCGGCATCGATGCCGGCCGCATCAACACGATCAGCTACGGCAAGGAGCGCCCGGTCGCGCTCGGCTCGGATGAAGCCAGCTGGGCTCAGAACCGTCGCGCAGTCACCGTCACGGTCGACTGA